From Brochothrix thermosphacta DSM 20171 = FSL F6-1036, a single genomic window includes:
- the rpoE gene encoding DNA-directed RNA polymerase subunit delta, which yields MILNHLTDEQRQEMSLIELAYHILDEKKEVMPFKDLTTVMSEFKGMSQTEMQERLVQFYTDLNTAGTFISLGHNTWGLRDWYPLDAIDEEVQELAKPKKRRKKAAVAEVDEIEDEEEDFEEKEPELGEEPIVLSDKNADDDDIDGDLKDHLPDGIEGELTIVDDKDEI from the coding sequence TTGATCTTGAATCATTTGACGGATGAACAACGCCAAGAAATGTCGTTGATAGAACTTGCGTATCACATTTTAGATGAGAAAAAAGAAGTTATGCCATTTAAAGACCTCACGACTGTTATGAGTGAATTTAAAGGGATGAGCCAAACGGAAATGCAAGAGCGTTTAGTTCAATTCTATACAGATTTGAATACTGCTGGAACATTTATCTCATTAGGACATAACACATGGGGCTTACGCGATTGGTATCCATTAGATGCAATCGATGAAGAGGTTCAAGAGTTAGCGAAACCTAAAAAACGTCGTAAAAAAGCAGCAGTTGCTGAAGTTGACGAAATCGAAGATGAAGAAGAAGACTTCGAAGAAAAAGAACCTGAACTTGGTGAAGAACCAATCGTATTATCTGATAAAAATGCAGATGATGACGATATCGATGGTGACTTAAAAGATCACTTGCCAGACGGTATTGAAGGCGAATTGACAATTGTCGATGATAAAGATGAAATTTAA
- a CDS encoding CTP synthase, giving the protein MTKYIFVTGGVVSSIGKGITAASLGRLLKNRGLSVTIQKFDPYINVDPGTMSPYQHGEVFVTDDGAETDLDLGHYERFIDINLNQNSNVTTGKIYSEVLKKERRGDYLGGTVQVIPHITNEIKDRVYRASRLTKADIVITEIGGTVGDIESLPFIEAIRQIKTEVGSENILYLHTTLIPYIKAAGEMKTKPTQHSVKELRSLGIQPNIIVVRADRPITESMREKLAMFCDIKKEEVIECIDAPTLYEIPLALQKQNLDQIVCDKLNIDAPEANMEEWGALAAKVQNLSKEVNIALVGKYVSLQDAYLSVAEALRHAGYSHDAKINIDWVQAEDITAENVAEVLGKADGILVPGGFGDRGIEGKIQTIKYARENKIPFFGICLGMQLATIEYARHVVGLEGANSAEIDPETKHPIIALLPDQNGVEDLGGTLRLGLYPSVLKAGTKTAAAYGNVTEVEERHRHRYEFNNTYREQLEEAGMIFSGVSPDGRLVEIVELENHPWFIAAQFHPEFVSRPNRPQGLFADFIAASIKTK; this is encoded by the coding sequence GTGACGAAGTATATTTTTGTAACAGGAGGCGTGGTTTCGTCTATTGGAAAAGGAATCACAGCCGCATCTTTAGGGAGATTATTAAAGAACCGAGGATTAAGTGTCACTATTCAAAAATTTGACCCTTATATTAATGTGGATCCAGGGACAATGAGTCCTTATCAACATGGTGAAGTATTTGTAACTGATGATGGTGCGGAAACTGACCTTGATTTAGGGCATTATGAGCGTTTTATTGATATTAACCTTAATCAAAACAGCAATGTAACAACTGGTAAAATTTATTCAGAAGTATTGAAAAAAGAACGCCGTGGCGATTATTTGGGCGGAACAGTTCAAGTTATCCCGCATATTACAAATGAAATTAAAGACCGTGTTTATCGCGCGAGTCGCTTAACAAAAGCGGATATTGTTATCACGGAAATTGGTGGTACTGTTGGTGATATTGAATCGTTACCATTTATTGAAGCCATTCGACAAATTAAAACAGAAGTGGGTTCAGAAAACATTTTATACTTGCATACTACTTTGATTCCTTATATCAAAGCTGCAGGTGAAATGAAAACAAAACCAACACAACATAGTGTTAAAGAGCTGCGTAGTTTAGGAATCCAACCAAATATTATTGTTGTGCGTGCAGATCGTCCGATTACAGAAAGCATGCGTGAAAAATTAGCGATGTTCTGTGATATTAAAAAAGAAGAAGTTATTGAGTGTATTGATGCACCGACATTATATGAAATTCCGTTAGCGTTACAAAAACAAAACTTAGATCAAATTGTTTGTGATAAGTTAAATATTGATGCACCAGAAGCGAACATGGAAGAGTGGGGCGCTTTGGCGGCTAAAGTTCAGAATCTGTCTAAAGAAGTTAATATCGCGTTAGTAGGTAAGTATGTAAGTTTGCAAGATGCTTATTTATCAGTAGCAGAAGCGCTTCGTCATGCGGGTTATAGTCATGATGCTAAAATAAATATTGATTGGGTACAAGCAGAAGATATCACTGCTGAAAATGTTGCCGAGGTATTAGGTAAAGCTGATGGTATTTTAGTTCCAGGTGGTTTTGGTGATCGAGGTATCGAAGGTAAAATTCAAACAATAAAATACGCACGTGAAAATAAAATTCCGTTCTTCGGTATTTGTTTAGGTATGCAATTAGCAACAATTGAATACGCACGTCATGTAGTTGGTTTGGAGGGTGCTAATTCAGCAGAGATTGATCCTGAAACAAAACATCCAATTATTGCATTGTTACCAGATCAAAATGGTGTTGAAGATTTGGGTGGAACGCTTCGTTTAGGTCTTTATCCAAGTGTTCTTAAAGCGGGAACAAAAACGGCTGCTGCTTATGGCAATGTAACAGAAGTCGAAGAACGTCACCGTCACCGTTATGAATTCAATAACACGTATCGTGAGCAACTTGAAGAAGCAGGTATGATCTTCTCAGGTGTTTCACCGGACGGTCGTCTTGTTGAAATTGTCGAACTTGAAAATCATCCTTGGTTCATAGCAGCGCAATTCCATCCGGAATTCGTTTCTCGTCCTAATCGTCCTCAAGGTTTGTTTGCAGATTTTATCGCAGCATCTATTAAAACTAAATAA
- a CDS encoding UDP-N-acetylglucosamine 1-carboxyvinyltransferase, with amino-acid sequence MTTDVFKIKGGKPLNGKVKIDGSKNSAVALIPALILGDEPVILEGVPDISDTHTLFEILSEIGGTVTELAPGTFEIDPRAMVSMPLPEGNVKKLRASYYLMGAMLGRFNEAVVGLPGGCYLGPRPIDQHIKGFEALGAKVTNEQGAIYLRAEKMLGNRMYLDTASVGATINLMLAAVKAEGQTVIENAAKEPEIVDVASLLNQMGARIVGAGTDRIRIVGVDYLHSCRHVVIPDRIEAGTYMIMAAATNGHVQIDNVILEHLEPLVAKLLEMNVPLELGEDYVIVKPHEELLQPVDIQAMTYPGFPTDLQQPFVTLLTQADGASVVTDNIYSARFKQVDELNRMGAHIYVEGRTAIVKEAATLSGTVVTASDLRAGAALVTAGLIASGETIIQEVSHIERGYSNIIEKLQGLGAEIERTSHK; translated from the coding sequence ATGACAACAGATGTATTTAAAATTAAGGGTGGCAAACCATTAAATGGAAAAGTAAAAATAGATGGATCGAAAAACAGTGCGGTTGCGTTAATACCTGCTTTGATTTTAGGTGATGAACCCGTTATTTTGGAAGGCGTACCAGATATATCAGATACACATACTTTGTTTGAAATTTTGTCAGAAATTGGTGGAACTGTCACCGAATTAGCACCAGGTACTTTTGAGATTGATCCTCGAGCAATGGTTTCTATGCCGTTGCCGGAAGGTAATGTGAAAAAATTACGTGCTTCTTATTATCTGATGGGAGCAATGTTGGGTCGTTTTAATGAAGCTGTTGTCGGTTTACCGGGTGGCTGCTATCTTGGACCCCGACCGATTGATCAGCATATTAAAGGTTTCGAGGCACTGGGTGCAAAAGTAACGAATGAACAGGGTGCCATTTATTTGCGTGCTGAAAAAATGTTAGGTAACCGTATGTATTTAGATACTGCAAGTGTGGGTGCGACAATTAATCTAATGCTAGCTGCTGTTAAAGCAGAGGGGCAAACAGTGATTGAAAATGCAGCGAAGGAACCTGAAATTGTAGATGTGGCATCCTTATTAAATCAAATGGGTGCACGTATTGTTGGAGCAGGGACGGATCGTATCCGTATTGTAGGAGTGGATTACCTTCACTCTTGTCGTCATGTTGTTATCCCTGATCGTATTGAAGCGGGAACATATATGATTATGGCTGCTGCTACAAATGGTCATGTGCAAATTGACAATGTTATCCTAGAGCATCTTGAACCGCTTGTTGCTAAGTTGCTAGAGATGAATGTGCCGCTTGAATTGGGTGAGGATTACGTTATTGTGAAACCGCATGAGGAATTGTTACAACCTGTTGATATTCAAGCGATGACATATCCTGGATTTCCGACAGATTTGCAGCAACCATTTGTGACGTTATTAACACAAGCTGATGGCGCTTCTGTTGTTACTGATAACATTTATTCTGCACGTTTTAAACAGGTCGATGAATTGAATCGTATGGGCGCGCATATATATGTCGAAGGTCGAACAGCGATCGTAAAAGAGGCTGCAACACTTAGTGGAACAGTTGTTACTGCTTCGGATTTAAGAGCAGGTGCTGCGCTTGTTACTGCAGGTTTGATTGCATCTGGTGAAACAATTATTCAAGAAGTCAGCCATATT
- the argS gene encoding arginine--tRNA ligase, with the protein MSIKLQKEAAIRQGIADAVIAAGLTDAENMPSIILDTPKDKTHGDFATNIAMQLARVAKKAPRAIAEALVEKLDTEALNIEKVDIAGPGFINFTLNNAYLTELVSQIITEKDAYGQSEFGEKERVLIEFVSANPTGDLHLGHGRGAAIGDSLANIMNKAGFDVSREYYINDAGNQIMNLVLSTEARYHEVLNVEWEFPEDGYRGQDILTLAQQLVDKYGDQFIGEDKLEERRRVFREEGLAYELAKLKKDLSDFRVNFDTWFSEQTLYDDNKVLPTLDVMKKSGRIFEEGGATWFKSTEFGDDKDRVLIKSDGSYTYLFPDIAYHKNKFDRGFDTLIDVWGADHHGYIARMNGAIQALGYNADQFEVQIIQLVRLMKGDEIVKMSKRTGKSVTMRDLVDMVGLDAARYYFAMRSSDTHLDFDLDLATSQSSENPVFYVQYAHARICRMLSSAAEKGIVGGYADYDASLLENESELAVLKMLGDYHSVVIEAAKKRAPQRITRYLHDLASTFHRFYNHSHVIDVENIAQSKARLALCEAVRITLQNALSLIGVSAPEKM; encoded by the coding sequence ATGAGTATTAAGTTACAAAAAGAAGCAGCGATTCGTCAAGGGATTGCTGACGCAGTTATTGCAGCAGGATTAACTGATGCTGAAAATATGCCGTCGATTATATTAGATACACCTAAGGACAAAACACATGGTGATTTTGCAACTAACATTGCGATGCAGTTAGCAAGAGTCGCAAAAAAAGCGCCACGTGCAATTGCAGAAGCTTTGGTTGAAAAGTTAGATACAGAGGCGTTGAATATTGAAAAAGTAGATATTGCAGGACCAGGCTTTATTAATTTCACATTAAACAATGCGTATTTAACAGAATTAGTTTCACAAATCATTACTGAAAAAGATGCCTATGGACAAAGTGAATTTGGTGAAAAAGAACGTGTGTTGATTGAGTTCGTTTCGGCAAATCCAACAGGTGATTTACATTTAGGTCATGGACGTGGCGCAGCTATCGGTGACTCGTTAGCCAACATCATGAATAAAGCTGGCTTTGATGTATCACGTGAGTATTATATCAATGATGCGGGTAATCAAATTATGAATCTCGTACTTTCAACTGAAGCGCGTTATCATGAGGTGTTAAATGTTGAATGGGAATTTCCAGAAGATGGTTATCGCGGACAAGATATTTTAACGTTAGCTCAACAATTGGTTGATAAATATGGCGATCAATTTATTGGCGAAGATAAATTAGAAGAACGTCGTCGCGTTTTCCGTGAAGAAGGTTTGGCATATGAATTAGCTAAATTGAAAAAAGATTTGAGCGATTTCCGCGTTAATTTTGATACGTGGTTCTCGGAACAAACGTTATATGATGATAACAAAGTATTGCCGACGTTGGATGTTATGAAAAAAAGTGGTCGTATCTTTGAAGAAGGTGGAGCAACTTGGTTTAAATCAACTGAATTTGGCGATGATAAAGACCGTGTGTTAATTAAGTCAGATGGTAGTTACACTTATCTGTTCCCAGATATTGCCTACCATAAAAATAAATTTGATCGCGGCTTCGATACATTAATTGATGTTTGGGGAGCGGATCATCATGGGTATATCGCGCGTATGAATGGGGCAATTCAAGCGCTAGGTTATAACGCGGATCAGTTTGAAGTCCAAATTATTCAATTAGTTCGTTTAATGAAGGGCGACGAAATTGTTAAGATGAGTAAGCGTACTGGTAAATCAGTGACTATGCGTGATTTAGTTGATATGGTTGGATTAGATGCTGCGCGTTATTATTTTGCAATGCGTTCAAGTGATACTCATTTAGATTTCGATTTAGATTTAGCAACATCACAATCAAGTGAAAACCCTGTCTTTTATGTGCAATATGCTCATGCACGTATTTGTCGTATGCTTTCTTCAGCAGCTGAAAAAGGTATTGTTGGCGGTTATGCTGATTATGATGCATCACTTCTTGAAAATGAAAGTGAACTTGCTGTATTGAAAATGCTTGGTGATTACCACAGTGTCGTAATTGAAGCAGCTAAAAAACGCGCACCACAACGTATTACACGTTACTTACATGATTTAGCAAGCACATTCCACCGTTTTTATAACCATTCGCACGTAATTGATGTGGAAAATATTGCACAATCAAAAGCGCGTTTAGCTCTTTGTGAAGCGGTTCGTATTACATTACAAAATGCATTATCATTGATTGGCGTTTCTGCACCTGAAAAAATGTAA